A part of Chloroflexota bacterium genomic DNA contains:
- a CDS encoding peroxiredoxin — protein MPRIGDKAPEFKAVTTQGEINFPSDYKGSWVILFSHPADFTPVCTSEFMTFASLEEKFAKANTKLVGLSVDGLHSHIAWLRTIKEKIEYHGMKDVEVNFPLIEDISMNVAHKYGMIQPNESGTQAVRAVFFIDPKGIIRAIIYYPLSLGRNFDEIYRAVIAMQTADEFKVATPADWVPGEDVIISPAGTCGAAKERMEDTSKFKCYDWFFCLKPLDKVEIEKALLKK, from the coding sequence ATGCCCCGCATTGGCGATAAAGCCCCTGAATTCAAAGCTGTCACCACGCAGGGTGAGATCAACTTCCCCTCAGATTATAAAGGCAGCTGGGTGATCCTCTTCAGCCATCCCGCTGACTTCACCCCCGTTTGTACCTCCGAATTTATGACCTTCGCTTCCCTGGAAGAGAAATTCGCCAAAGCCAACACCAAGTTGGTTGGTCTCTCAGTTGACGGCCTTCACAGCCACATCGCCTGGCTCCGCACGATCAAGGAAAAGATTGAATATCATGGCATGAAGGATGTTGAAGTCAACTTCCCGTTGATCGAGGATATCTCGATGAATGTTGCCCACAAATACGGGATGATCCAGCCCAATGAGAGCGGCACTCAGGCTGTTCGTGCTGTGTTCTTTATCGATCCCAAGGGCATCATCCGGGCCATCATTTATTACCCGCTGAGCCTCGGCCGCAATTTTGATGAAATCTATCGGGCCGTGATCGCTATGCAGACCGCCGATGAATTCAAAGTTGCCACCCCCGCAGATTGGGTACCTGGTGAGGACGTGATCATTTCTCCTGCCGGCACCTGCGGTGCTGCCAAGGAACGGATGGAAGATACGAGCAAGTTTAAATGCTACGATTGGTTCTTCTGCCTGAAACCATTGGACAAGGTTGAAATTGAAAAAGCGCTGTTGAAGAAATAA
- a CDS encoding rhomboid family intramembrane serine protease produces the protein MIPIRDQIRTRRVPVVNYLLITINIIIFVFEWLAGATTENTALLSQLAFTPATFLAAPGNPGNLASIFTSMFMHAGWLHLAGNMLYLWIFGDNVEDRLGHVPYLLFYLAGGVIAALTHAFINPTSLLPTVGASGAIAAVLGAYLVFYPHSRVQTFIPIGFFMTLRALPASILLAFWFILQLFNGVLSLGMTQDVGGTAFWAHIGGFVIGVIVALTVGKGRKNDQYEPQW, from the coding sequence ATGATTCCAATCCGCGATCAAATCAGGACCCGCCGCGTACCTGTTGTCAACTACCTGCTGATCACCATCAATATCATCATCTTCGTATTTGAATGGCTCGCAGGGGCAACGACGGAAAACACCGCCCTGCTCTCCCAGCTCGCCTTCACCCCAGCCACCTTCCTGGCCGCACCGGGCAACCCGGGCAATCTCGCTTCCATCTTCACCTCCATGTTCATGCACGCAGGCTGGCTGCACCTGGCCGGGAATATGCTGTACCTATGGATCTTTGGTGATAATGTCGAGGATCGCCTGGGCCACGTCCCCTACTTGCTCTTCTACCTGGCCGGCGGCGTTATCGCAGCCCTTACTCACGCTTTCATAAATCCCACTTCTCTCCTGCCCACCGTCGGGGCCAGCGGCGCGATTGCCGCCGTCCTCGGGGCATACCTGGTCTTCTATCCCCACAGCCGGGTCCAGACATTCATCCCAATCGGCTTCTTTATGACTCTCAGAGCGCTCCCGGCCTCTATCCTGTTGGCGTTTTGGTTCATTTTGCAGCTATTCAACGGAGTCCTATCATTGGGTATGACGCAAGATGTGGGTGGTACGGCCTTCTGGGCCCACATCGGCGGCTTCGTAATTGGTGTGATCGTCGCGCTAACCGTTGGGAAAGGTCGGAAAAACGACCAATATGAACCACAATGGTAA
- a CDS encoding thiamine diphosphokinase: MLKDNQRVILFVNGDLPEPEKLHTRLLPTDILIAVDGGLRHIVSLGLTPDLILGDLDSAIPEDVQKFEAQGVPVRRYPIAKDETDLELGILAALEHHPQTIWIVAAIGGRLDQTLGNILLLTQASLTDIDVRLMDGSQEVFLIRDHAVITGQPGQTVSLLPLMGPVPGVLTDKMAYPLNHETLYPDRTRGISNLMTTTTASVTIDSGILLCIHTFNTTNQ; encoded by the coding sequence ATGCTCAAAGACAATCAAAGGGTCATTCTCTTTGTCAATGGCGACCTGCCAGAGCCGGAGAAGCTGCATACCCGTTTATTGCCCACGGATATCCTGATCGCGGTGGATGGCGGTCTGCGCCACATTGTCTCCCTGGGTCTCACCCCCGACCTGATCCTCGGCGACCTGGATTCCGCTATTCCGGAAGATGTCCAGAAATTTGAAGCGCAGGGCGTCCCGGTCCGGCGCTACCCCATCGCCAAAGATGAAACCGATCTTGAACTCGGTATCCTGGCCGCCCTGGAACATCATCCTCAGACCATCTGGATCGTCGCAGCCATTGGCGGCCGGCTGGACCAGACCCTCGGCAATATCCTCCTGCTGACCCAAGCATCTCTGACGGATATCGATGTCCGGCTGATGGATGGCTCGCAGGAGGTCTTCCTGATCCGAGATCACGCCGTCATCACCGGGCAGCCCGGCCAAACCGTCTCCCTGCTTCCCCTAATGGGGCCGGTACCAGGTGTCTTAACAGATAAAATGGCCTACCCCCTCAACCACGAAACTCTCTATCCCGACCGAACCCGCGGCATCAGCAACCTGATGACCACCACAACAGCTTCTGTCACAATCGATAGCGGTATATTGCTTTGCATCCATACTTTCAACACAACCAATCAATAG
- a CDS encoding thiamine ABC transporter substrate-binding protein — protein sequence MKKSLLILIVIAGILAACTGQSPDATATETRTLTVMTHDSFAISEDVIAQFEAENNVKVEFVRSGDTGAALNKAILSKDNPLADVFYGVDNTFLTRALEGGIFESYQSPLLAQVPEEFQLDSSFSALSIDYGDVCINYDKAYFEDNSLTVPTTLEELVQPEYAGLLAVENPSTSSPGLAFLMATIAEFGEDGYLAYWQQLVDNGLVVVNDWETAYYTNFSGSSGRGPQPMVVSYGSSPAAEVVYAESPIEEAPTASIVGPNTCFRQIEFAGILKGTQNRDLAEKFIDFMLSPTFQEDIPLQMFVFPVSTEAELPVAFQDNVDIPTQPATLAPDLIDANREAWINAWTETVLQ from the coding sequence ATGAAGAAATCACTTCTTATCCTAATCGTCATCGCCGGCATCCTGGCCGCCTGCACCGGGCAATCCCCTGATGCCACCGCGACAGAAACCCGCACCCTGACCGTGATGACCCACGACTCCTTCGCCATCAGTGAAGATGTTATCGCCCAATTTGAGGCCGAGAACAATGTCAAAGTTGAATTCGTCCGCAGCGGCGACACTGGCGCAGCCCTCAACAAAGCCATCCTCTCCAAGGACAATCCCCTGGCAGATGTCTTCTATGGGGTTGATAACACCTTCCTGACCCGTGCGCTGGAAGGCGGGATCTTTGAATCCTACCAATCCCCGCTCCTCGCCCAGGTGCCTGAGGAATTCCAGCTTGATTCGAGTTTCTCTGCCCTGTCAATTGATTATGGTGATGTCTGCATCAACTATGACAAAGCCTATTTCGAAGATAACAGCTTGACCGTCCCAACCACCCTGGAAGAATTGGTTCAACCGGAATACGCCGGTCTGCTGGCCGTCGAAAATCCTTCCACATCTTCCCCCGGGCTGGCCTTCCTGATGGCAACCATCGCTGAATTTGGTGAAGACGGCTATCTGGCTTACTGGCAGCAGCTGGTCGATAACGGCCTGGTGGTCGTCAACGACTGGGAGACTGCTTACTATACAAATTTCAGCGGCTCCTCCGGACGGGGTCCTCAGCCAATGGTTGTTTCCTATGGCTCCAGCCCCGCTGCCGAGGTCGTCTACGCCGAATCCCCGATTGAAGAAGCCCCCACAGCCTCCATCGTGGGCCCCAATACGTGCTTCCGCCAAATCGAATTCGCCGGCATCCTCAAAGGTACCCAGAACCGTGACCTGGCTGAGAAGTTCATTGACTTCATGCTCAGCCCCACCTTCCAGGAGGATATCCCCCTGCAGATGTTCGTTTTCCCGGTCAGCACTGAAGCGGAATTACCCGTTGCTTTTCAGGATAACGTGGATATCCCCACCCAGCCCGCAACCTTGGCCCCGGATTTGATTGATGCCAACCGGGAAGCCTGGATCAACGCCTGGACGGAGACGGTTCTGCAGTGA